TCGACATTACCACTCGCAGCATTCGTTTTTACGAAGACCAAGGCTTAGTGATGCCTTTGCGTAAGGGGCAGACCCGCATATATAGCAATCGGGATCGGGTACGTTTAAAGCTAATTTTACGTGGCAAACGTTTAGGTTTTAGTCTGGCCGAAACAGGACAATTATTTGAACTTTATGATGTAGATAAAAGTAGCGTGACGCAGCTTAATACCATGATGAAGTTAATTGAACAGAAAAAAGCTGATTTACATCAGCAATTAGACGATATCAAAGTCGTGCTAATGGAGCTGGTAACCGTAGAAAAGCGGTGCCGAGATATCTTAGCCGATGCCAAACCACATACACTGCAGCAGCAGGAACGAGTAAACGGGGAAAAAGCATGATTAGCAGCTATAAAGGCCTTAACTTCGACTTAGGTGAAACCGTCGATATGATTCGCGAACAAGTTAATGCATTTGCTCGTGAAGAAATCGCACCACGTGCCAGCCAAATTGATATTGATAATG
The sequence above is drawn from the Rheinheimera salexigens genome and encodes:
- a CDS encoding MerR family transcriptional regulator, with the protein product MTTKEEKTYSISELAKEFDITTRSIRFYEDQGLVMPLRKGQTRIYSNRDRVRLKLILRGKRLGFSLAETGQLFELYDVDKSSVTQLNTMMKLIEQKKADLHQQLDDIKVVLMELVTVEKRCRDILADAKPHTLQQQERVNGEKA